From the Brassica napus cultivar Da-Ae chromosome A8, Da-Ae, whole genome shotgun sequence genome, one window contains:
- the LOC106347804 gene encoding cytochrome b561 and DOMON domain-containing protein At4g12980, with translation MASYLRVSLSFIFSALLISPAVSQSCSSQTFSGDKSYPHCLALPNLKAFLHYSYDAANTTLAVVFSAPPSKPGGWIAWAINPKATGMAGSQALVASKDSKTGVASVTTLNIISYSSLVPGKLSFEVWDVKAEEEAAGTLRIFAKVKVPADLAANGKVNQVWQVGPGVSPNGRIQPHDFNTPNLNAVGSLDLSGATTGVSASGGGGAGNSRIHKRNIHGILNAVSWGILFPIGAMIARYMRIFESADPAWFYLHVSCQFSAYVIGVAGWATGLKLGSESKGIQFNSHRNIGIALFAIATLQMFAMLLRPRKDHKLRFFWNIYHHGVGYSILILGIINVFKGLSILNPEHTYKTAYIAVIATLGGITLLLEAVTWVIVLKRKSANSNNPPKP, from the exons ATGGCGTCTTATCTCCGAGTCTCTCTTTCCTTCATATTCTCGGCTTTGCTAATCTCACCGGCTGTCTCGCAGTCATGTTCGTCACAGACATTTTCCGGCGACAAATCATACCCTCACTGTCTCGCCCTCCCCAACCTCAAAGCCTTCCTCCATTACTCCTATGACGCTGCCAACACAACTCTCGCCGTTGTTTTCTCTGCTCCGCCGTCAAAGCCGGGCGGTTGGATCGCGTGGGCGATTAACCCTAAAGCCACCGGCATGGCTGGATCTCAAGCACTCGTCGCCTCAAAAGACTCAAAAACAGGTGTTGCCTCCGTGACGACGCTTAACATCATCTCATACAGCTCGCTTGTCCCGGGAAAGCTATCGTTCGAGGTATGGGACGTAAAGGCGGAGGAGGAGGCGGCCGGAACTTTAAGAATCTTCGCGAAGGTAAAGGTTCCGGCGGATTTAGCGGCGAATGGGAAGGTTAACCAGGTTTGGCAGGTTGGACCTGGAGTGTCACCAAACGGGAGGATACAGCCACACGATTTCAACACTCCGAATCTTAACGCTGTTGGATCGCTCGATCTGAGCGGTGCCACTACAGGGGTATCTGCCTCCGGCGGCGGCGGTGCTGGAAACTCAAGGATTCATAAGAGAAAC ATCCATGGGATATTGAATGCGGTGAGTTGGGGAATTTTGTTTCCGATTGGAGCAATGATAGCAAGATACATGAGAATATTTGAATCGGCAGATCCTGCTTGGTTTTACCTCCACGTGTCATGTCAGTTCTCTGCTTATGTCATCGGTGTTGCCGGATGGGCCACCGGACTCAAGCTCGGCTCCGAGTCTAAGGGAATTCAGTTCAACAGTCATCGCAACATCGGCATTGCTCTCTTCGCTATAGCAACGCTTCAG ATGTTTGCGATGCTGTTGCGGCCGCGCAAGGACCACAAGTTGAGATTCTTTTGGAATATTTACCACCATGGAGTTGGATACTCTATCCTTATCCTTGGAATCATCAATGTTTTCAAAGGTCTTAGCATCTTGAACCCAGAGCATACTTACAAGACTGCTTATATCGCTGTGATTGCTACTTTGGGAGGCATTACTTTGCTCTTGGAAGCTGTTACTTGGGTCATTGTCCTCAAGAGAAAATCTGCTAATTCGAACAACCCTCCCAAGCCCTGA
- the LOC125576886 gene encoding uncharacterized protein LOC125576886, which yields MSSDGRLSREQKGKAVATSLSPTSSPVRDTVGDPLATLESIHREAIMDTEKMDTPQVHAASDAQDCARDGLGGASDGEDTPPDFVPTCNHPGGIFEELPALASELMRSPTAKGQSWGNVEQTWSTPSSVKILLRRCSGVRVTFLIPTKAPRPIWFRFAYESYFEDETRHWFPILRLVTSYARCRDAAISQFLNGSFLLVVAMMVKAAKIDVSMSVRAFEELTYLKSMGEGIFSIQMRPNYNVMAGHPNKRQRYYFFVKSDGFSFEDPPGDSFRVLWNPNLGRMQLLVSDDFDFSFLITYLLCCAVDHPDTAAYPEEFIASARAVASLSEDRWENITVEKIRRLFDRISKRDWRFDLLPTVVGNKRQLSLFTRAEQKQINAARKMKDYWI from the exons ATGTCGTCGGACGGTAGGTTATCTCGTGAACAAAAAGGGAAAGCGGTGGCGACTAGTTTGAGTCCTACTTCGAGTCCTGTGAGGGACACAGTCGGAGATCCTCTCGCCACACTTGAGTCGATTCATCGCGAGGCTATAATGGATACTGAGAAAATGGACACGCCGCA AGTGCACGCCGCATCCGATGCTCAGGATTGCGCGAGAGACGGTCTTGGCGGAGCGAGTGACGGGGAAGATACTCCTCCTGACTTTGTTCCAACCTGCAACCATCCTGGTGGGATCTTCGAGGAACTTCCAGCATTAGCGTCGGAGTTGATGCGTTCTCCGACCGCAAAGGGACAGTCTTGGGGAAACGTCGAACAAACTTGGTCGACTCCGAGCAGTGTGAAGATTCTACTCAGAAGGTGTAGCGGAGTCAGGGTGACTTTCCTTATCCCCACGAAGGCTCCTAGGCCGATATGGTTCCGGTTTGCTTATGAGTCGTACTTTGAAGATGAGACGAGACACTGGTTCCCGATTCTTCGACTCGTGACGTCCTATGCGAGGTGTCGCGATGCAGCGATTTCCCAATTCCTAAATGGCTCATTTCTTCTTGTGGTCGCGATGATGGTGAAGGCAGCAAAGATCGATGTGTCGATGAGCGTCAGAGCTTTCGAGGAGCTGACGTATCTTAAATCGATGGGAGAGGGAATTTTCTCGATTCAAATGAGGCCGAACTACAACGTGATGGCCGGACATCCCAACAAGAGGCAGCGTTATTATTTCTTCGTTAAGTCGGATGGGTTTTCCTTTGAAGACCCGCCCGGCGACAGCTTTCGAGTTTTATGGAACCCCAATCTTGGTAGAATGCAATTGTTAGTAAGTGATGACTTTGATTTCTCGTTTCTTATCACTTATCTTTTGTGTTGTGCAGTTGACCATCCGGATACGGCCGCTTATCCCGAAGAGTTCATAGCGAGTGCTCGCGCTGTCGCATCGCTTTCTGAAGATCGGTGGGAGAACATCACTGTCGAGAAGATTCGACGTCTTTTCGACAGGATTTCCAAAA GGGACTGGAGGTTTGACCTATTGCCCACTGTTGTTGGCAACAAGCGACAACTTTCTTTGTTTACTAGAGCAGAGcagaaacagatcaacgcaGCTAGGAAAATGAAGGATTACTGGATCTGA
- the LOC106351819 gene encoding EPIDERMAL PATTERNING FACTOR-like protein 9, with the protein MKHEMRNMKLRCISFFFLLFGLLLGNFIVEASKARSIDDTLSLPRQVHLPYSRRHMIGSTAPTCTYNECRGCRYKCRAEQVPVEGNDPINSAYHYRCVCHR; encoded by the exons ATGAAGCATGAAATGAGGAACATGAAGCTACGATGCAtatccttcttctttcttctcttcggTTTGCTTCTTGGAAATTTTATAGTCGAAG CTTCAAAAGCTCGTTCTATCGACGATACGCTTTCACTTCCCCGACAAGTCCATCTCCCG TACTCAAGGAGGCATATGATTGGGTCGACGGCACCAACTTGCACTTACAACGAATGCAGAGGATGCAGATACAAATGCAGAGCTGAACAAGTCCCCGTTGAAGGCAATGATCCTATCAACAGTGCTTATCATTACAGATGCGTTTGTCATAGATAA